Proteins co-encoded in one Apodemus sylvaticus chromosome 6, mApoSyl1.1, whole genome shotgun sequence genomic window:
- the Serpina1 gene encoding alpha-1-antitrypsin: MTPSISWGLLLLAGLCCLVPSFLAEDVPETDTSQKDQYAACHKIAPNLADFAFHLYRELVHQSNTSNIFFSPVSIATAFAMLSLGSKGDTHSQILEGLEFNLTQVPEDDIHKAFHHLLQTLNRPDNELQLNTGNGLFVSNKLKLVEKFAEEVKNHYHSEAFSVNFEDPEEAKKVINNFVEKGTHGKIVDMVKDLDKDTVFALANYIFFRGKWQKPFDPEHTTEADFHVDKSTTVKVSMMNRVGMFDVHHSSTLSSWVLLMDYMGNATAIFLLPDEGKMQHLEQTLSKEIICQFLLNRRIRSASLHFPKLSISGTYDLKTVLSPLGITQVFNNGADLSGITEDAPLKLNKAVHKAVLTIDERGTEAAGATVLEAIPMSLPPDVNFDRPFAFIIFDMQTQSPLFVGKVMDPTH, from the exons ATGACTCCCTCCATCTCATGGGGGCTCCTGCTTCTGGCAGGCCTGTGCTGCCTGGTCCCCAGCTTCCTGGCCGAGGATGTCCCGGAAACAGACACCTCCCAGAAGGATCAGTACGCAGCCTGCCATAAGATTGCTCCAAACCTGGCAGACTTTGCCTTCCACCTATACCGGGAGCTGGTCCATCAGTCCAACACCTCCAACATCTTCTTCTCCCCCGTGAGCATTGCCACGGCCTTTGCTATGCTCTCCCTGGGGAGCAAGGGGGACACACACTCGCAGATTCTAGAGGGCCTGGAGTTCAACCTCACACAAGTCCCCGAGGATGACATCCACAAGGCCTTCCATCACCTCCTCCAAACCCTCAACAGGCCAGACAATGAGCTGCAGCTGAACACAGGCAATGGCCTCTTTGTCAGCAACAAACTGAAGTTGGTGGAGAAGTTTGCGGAGGAGGTCAAGAACCATTACCATTCAGAAGCCTTCTCTGTCAACTTTGAAGACCCAGAAGAGGCCAAGAAAGTAATTAATAATTTTGTGGAGAAAGGAACCCATGGAAAGATAGTTGATATGGTGAAAGACCTGGACAAAGACACAGTTTTCGCCCTGGccaattacattttctttagag GGAAGTGGCAGAAGCCATTTGATCCTGAGCACACTACGGAAGCTGACTTCCATGTGGACAAGTCCACCACGGTGAAGGTGTCCATGATGAACCGCGTAGGCATGTTTGACGTGCACCATTCCAGCACACTGTCGAGCTGGGTGCTGCTGATGGATTACATGGGCAACGCCACTGCCATCTTCCTCCTGCCCGATGAGGGCAAGATGCAGCATCTGGAGCAAACTCTCAGCAAGGAGATCATTTGTCAGTTCCTGCTAAATAGGCGCATAAG GTCAGCCAGTCTCCACTTCCCCAAACTGTCCATCTCAGGAACCTATGACTTGAAGACAGTCCTGAGTCCACTGGGCATCACCCAGGTCTTCAACAATGGAGCTGACCTCTCCGGAATCACAGAGGATGCTCCCCTGAAACTCAACAAG GCTGTGCATAAGGCCGTGCTCACCATTGATGAGAGAGGAACAGAGGCTGCGGGAGCCACAGTTTTGGAAGCCATTCCCATGTCTCTGCCCCCTGACGTGAACTTTGACAGACCTTTCGCTTTcataatatttgatatgcagaCTCAGAGCCCCCTCTTTGTGGGAAAAGTGATGGATCCCACACATTAA